The stretch of DNA TGCCCATCTCTGGTATCGCATCGGCCAGGTGAGTCTGAGTTCTCGTGCACTTATGCGTACAATTAATTACGGACAATGTTTTTTGATCATTATCTGTGGAAATTTGGAATCTAAGGCGATTGGGACAGAAGCCAGGGCAGTGTACAATGCTGGGCAAGCAAAGGGCATGACGTTTTGGGCtccaaacataaatatattcagGGACCCAAGGTGGGGGAGAGGGCAAGAAACACCTGGAGAGGATCCGTTAGTCACAGGAAAATATGCAGTGGCATATGTGAGAGGCGTTCAGGGAGATTCCTACGACGGTGGGAAGCTCGAGGACGGGCATCATCTTCAAGCTTCGGCTTGCTGCAAGCATTTTACAGCTTACGATTTGGACGACTGGAAGGGCGTGAACCGATTTGTTTTCGATGCTCGTGTAAATCTCCAACTTCAAAGTccctcatatttaatttaatttgcagGAACTCATGCTTTTGTTTGCtttcttttatgatttatttatttatttatttattttgcctcTTTGGAACATAATAGATATAATTCAAAGATTCCTCCTTGTTTCGAGTACtgattttttatagatatatcaTATAAGGTTAATAAGTCAAGCTAGTGGACTGcaccattttttccttttttctttttttggattcTGGTGTGTTTTGGATTCATATATAtcacttttttgtatttatttatgggTCTCCAATGCTGAGTTTATTACagcaatgattttttcttttcagttagGAAATATATAGAAGCCAATTTCAGATTAAATGTGTCTTTCAATTTAAAAGAGACTTCTGATCTATAAGAAGATCATTTTGGAGGAAGAACACGATGCTTAGTATTGAAAGGAGACAAGTccaccaacaaaaaaaattaattaatttctctgtaACTGTcgtcttcaaaataatatttattgatgaaaGGAATTTAATTCCCACCAACACTCCCCCTTTTCTTACTGTTCAAGAAACTTTAAAGAGTGGATCTGCtgaaagtaattttatttacaaaccaatgttagaatttaatttataaaatataattttacagaTTAAATTGCTATCATGTCATCATCGTCTTTTATACCTTTCAGGTCACGCAGCAAGACTTAGCAGACACATATCAACCTCCATTTGAGAGTTGCAGACAAGAAGGTCGAGCCAGTGGGATAATGTGTGCTTACAACCGTGTCAATGGGGTCCCAAGCTGTGCAGATTATAATCTTTTATCCAAAACTGCTAGAGGACAATGGGGTTTCCAGGGgtaaagtaaaaaaaacattatttatatGCATAAACCATTACAGCTTTCTTGTGAAAGGTGACATTATACATGCTTTTTGCAGACTAAaaattgctttttctttttcttcttttctgttGGAAATGATCAGATATATCACCTCAGATTGTGATGCGGTCTCTATCATCTATGAAAAACAAGGATATGCTAAAACACCAGAAGATGCAGTTGTAGATGTCCTCAAAGCTGGTATGGTGGGAACCCATTATTGTTCTTCCTTTTTagtttccttttaaaaatattaacatatttgAAAGTATAATTTATGCTATTTCCTGCACATATTATTGGTCTCTTTATTCTCAACTTCTTTGTCGGcaagtattttttatacattggaAGAGGTCGAATCCAATacttattcttttaaattttagctGCCagtaagatgagttaagataaaagttaaaagttaaataaaatattattagaatattattttttaatattaatattattttaaaaattaaaaaaaataaattatttattatattttatataaaaatttaaaaaaaaaaaatgagatggagATGTATTCTCAAATTTGTCTGTAACTCTCGGTCTTTTGCCTTGAATTTGGACCATAATTATTAATTGCATGGCCCCACTTACACGGGGTAATTGCCTTTCATTCTAGAGTCAATAATCATCAAGTGGCCGTCACTGTTAGTCCATTTTAGACTCCCAGCAGCAGCCCCTTTAGATGGACTTTCTAGTTTGAGTGATGATAGGAacaatttttatacaaattttctaggtgatattatcatataataaaaagcttaattttattattttattattatatggtAGTACCACGTAATAGACTGTGTAATAGTGAAGATTGGTATTATTATGTAATGAATATTtatacttgaaaaatattttatattttatatttaaaggatgtttgataagaaaatatctaaaaatacctGAAAATGCATCGTTACACAAAGAATGCCTGGGTCTACAAGTTTATTTCGGATGGATTTAGTTTCATTCTAAAATTTGATAGGAATTATATTGCACTCAAATACAATTAGACCAGCCAAGaaaagcaataaataaataaataaataaataaattattaggtctaaatagaaattttataaaaggaaGTTTATAATCTGACGTGGCTAAACAATGTAAAGTTACCAAGTAAATATCTCTATGTAACTCTGTAACAAGTATttctcaacaaataaaaaaacacagacACTGTGAAGTAGTCAATTTTGAACGGTTGCCTATCTGTACTGTGAACATTATTTTCAGGTATGGATGTGGATTGTGGATCCTACTTGCAGAAACACACTCAGAAAGCTGTAGAGCAGAAAAAATTACGTGTATCTGAAATAGACAGAGCGCTTCACAACATTTTCTCTGTCAGAATGAGGCTAGGATTGTTTGATGGCAATCCAGTTCAGCAGCCTTTTGGCAACATCGGTCCAGACAAAGTTTGTAGCATAGAGCACCAGGATCTAGCCCTTGAAGCCGCTCGAAATGGCATTGTCCTGTTAAAGAACTCCGACAGACTGCTCCCACTGTCACAAACAACAACCATGTCCCTTGCTGTAATAGGCCCCAATGCAGATTCTTCTAAAACACTTCTGGGAAACTATGCAGGCCTTCCATGCAAATCTGTTACCCCGCTGGCAGGATTGCAGAGATACGTCAAAAACGTAATCCACCACCCGGGTTGCAATGCAGTGAACTGTTCTTCAGCTGCAATTGAAGAAGCAGTCAAAATAGCCAAGGGGGTGAATTATGTGGTTTTGATTATGGGACTGGACCAAACTCAAGAGAGGGAGTCCCATGATCGTCTGCATTTAGTGCTTCCTGGAAAACAACAGAAACTTATCACCAGTGTTGCAAGAGCAGCCAAGAAACCTGTTGTTCTGGTTCTTCTTTCTGGAGGTCCAGTTGATATATCTTCAGCCAAGCGTGACAAAAAAATCGGAAGCATCCTGTGGGCTGGTTATCCAGGCGAGTCTGGAGGAACTGCTCTTGCAGAAATTATCTTTGGTGACCATAACCCAGGTGGGCAATTTACACTTGgctcataaataaattttgcaactaaaagattgagagagagagagagagagaacaggcACTGGTTATTTCGTTTAAGCACAGGTTTGATAATATTATACTTCATTTTTGCATGCAGGAGGAAGATTGCCAGTGACGTGGTATCCTGAAGAGTTCGTAAAAATACCAATGACAGACATGAGGATGAGGTCGGAACCATCATCAGGCTATCCTGGACGTACATATCGTTTCTACAAAGGTGAAAAGGTGTTTGAGTTCGGTTATGGCCTCAGCTACTCAAACTATGCTTACAACTTCTCGTCTGTTAGACAACGCAAGTTTCATTTCCAGTTGAATCAACCATCAAAGGCTACACAGACACCAGAAGCCAAGTTGGTTTCAGAGCTGGGGGAGAAACTCTGTGAGGGGAAGAAGTTCTCGGTCACCATTGgcataaaaaataatggaaagaTGGCCGGAAAGCATCCGATATTGCTATTTACAAGGAAGGAAAAACCCAGCAATGGGAGTCCAGTTAAACAGCTGGTTGGTTTCCAGAGTGTAAAGCTAAATGCTGGGGAAAGTGCTGAAGTTGGATTTATGTTAAGTCCCTGTGAACACCTTTCCAGAGCCAATGAAGTTGGCTTGATGGTGATTGAGCCAGGTCTACATTTCTTGGTTGTAGGTGATGAAGAGTACCCGGTTTCCATCTCCATTTGAAATTGAGGTACCCACTTATGATCAATAACTGCTGTAACACTAAGTTGTAGCCATTTCAGTTCATTGCTTGAAACTGAACCTGAAAAACTCAAACTGAATGAGATGCAGATACAAATTATAAGCAATTTCCTCTGATTTGATTCAGTATTGCCGTAAGTAAAAGGCAAAAGTcagtttcattttgtattttgcagGTGCTCTAAGTATATGCAATCAGCACGAAAAAGCACCGCTTTTGTATTTTGCAGGTGCTCTAAGTACATGCAATTAGCACGATAAAGCACCGCTAAAACGATTTGCAACAATTTACATGATGAGAAAAGGTTTTGGTCATCATCTTGAAGCCCTCAAACTTTCTGAAATTGACAGTTGAAATGGAGGGGCTATTCTTGCATTCCAGGTCATGGCTAGTAGAGTAACCTTAGTAAATACCATAATTGAAAGATTCCGAACGTATCTAACCAAACTAATTACAATCCAATTGGACCAAGTTTTTCCATTAGAATAAGCCAACAAATTAACATTAACACTAGGGAATTCTGTGAGTTGGAAGTGTGATAGGAACTAATAATAATTACCAACTTCAAAGGTGGTGTTGGATGGACATTTGCCCCACGTAAGGGGCAAGTGGTAGGTATGGATACTGAATATAGGTTTAtccttcattttaaatagagttgtaaaataattatagactagttgtatgtttataattttcctCCACAAAAAGATGGATATGACAAAGAATGAGAGTTGGCAAATACTCCCCTTATGAATTAAGGGCATATACCTAAAATTAAAACAGCATGTAGTTACCTTTGTTTAAGAGCCTGAAAAATGTATTCGGTAGCATTTGGTGGGAGAGTGTGCGATAACTTGTATGGCCCAATCCCCCCAAGCCCCTGGAGACAAAATTCAgaataaagaaaagagaacTTCTACTAGTATAAGTGCTTGTAACCAAGTGAAGGACACAGTAAATGAATACCACAGCAAACGCATGTCACACTATCACTACTTCTGCTGAAAAAATGAACACGGATACGAAAGTAATGTAAATCATTTCATATAGGTACGGTTGCGTTCCTGTCTATAATGGAAAATCACTTCCCACCATCCTCTACAACGTGATTTTTTTTAGAGGTGATAATGATCAATGAAATAGAGTGGACAACAGTCTTAGTTCTTGTTACTAAACCATAGGAGAGTGCGTTCGACATCCAGCTCTAAGCTTAACACCAAACTGAAAGGGAAATTTCCAAAGAGATCCATTGCAAAAACAGGCTGATTACATAAACACGATCATAAATTCTTCCCACCAAACTCCCATGATAAAcgataatccaatgtgaaaaAAAGAATTTCACCAACCTGCCATCCAGCGTAATGGAACTCTCTCGTAAAAGCATGAACCCCACTACAGCTGCCACCTGTTGTCCTGTGTAAAGGGAAGTGAAGTAGGAGAACAGGACCAGACCCAGATAAAATAGTATTTGCTTTCTAACCAAAGTTATGGACTGTCTGTCTGATTTCCCCAAACTCATTCATTGCATCAGTAGCGCCTTCCGCTCCCATTTATAAATCCACACTTTCTCTCTGTATTACTTTCTTAACGCCAAACCGGAGATTATTCTCCCAAGACTAGCAGCGTATCGGGCTTCGACTGCATcatcaaaaaaatcaattttacttccaaaaaaaaaatcagagaccATTCCAATTCTTATCGCCAGGGGTGTTACCCGAAAGGATTTGACATGTAATAGTCTCtgaaataaaagttgagaaaGGCAGCTTCTGAACCCAGCAAGAGCAAATTGGCGCCTATCATCACCTTCAAGTCCTCCGGGCCGTCTTCAATGTCGGTGGCTTGTTGAACTTTGCACGAAGGAATCTTGATCCACTCTTCGTAAACGATGAGAGCGAAGATT from Juglans microcarpa x Juglans regia isolate MS1-56 chromosome 3S, Jm3101_v1.0, whole genome shotgun sequence encodes:
- the LOC121257817 gene encoding probable beta-D-xylosidase 7, producing the protein MGTLQSLISFITLLFLLLLLVHCGESTQPPFSCDSSNPSTKSYTFCKTSLPITERVRDLVSRLTLDEKISQLVNSAPPIPRLGIPGYEWWSEALHGVANAGLGITFNGTIPAATSFPQVILTAASFDAHLWYRIGQAIGTEARAVYNAGQAKGMTFWAPNINIFRDPRWGRGQETPGEDPLVTGKYAVAYVRGVQGDSYDGGKLEDGHHLQASACCKHFTAYDLDDWKGVNRFVFDARVTQQDLADTYQPPFESCRQEGRASGIMCAYNRVNGVPSCADYNLLSKTARGQWGFQGYITSDCDAVSIIYEKQGYAKTPEDAVVDVLKAGMDVDCGSYLQKHTQKAVEQKKLRVSEIDRALHNIFSVRMRLGLFDGNPVQQPFGNIGPDKVCSIEHQDLALEAARNGIVLLKNSDRLLPLSQTTTMSLAVIGPNADSSKTLLGNYAGLPCKSVTPLAGLQRYVKNVIHHPGCNAVNCSSAAIEEAVKIAKGVNYVVLIMGLDQTQERESHDRLHLVLPGKQQKLITSVARAAKKPVVLVLLSGGPVDISSAKRDKKIGSILWAGYPGESGGTALAEIIFGDHNPGGRLPVTWYPEEFVKIPMTDMRMRSEPSSGYPGRTYRFYKGEKVFEFGYGLSYSNYAYNFSSVRQRKFHFQLNQPSKATQTPEAKLVSELGEKLCEGKKFSVTIGIKNNGKMAGKHPILLFTRKEKPSNGSPVKQLVGFQSVKLNAGESAEVGFMLSPCEHLSRANEVGLMVIEPGLHFLVVGDEEYPVSISI